Genomic segment of Populus nigra chromosome 14, ddPopNigr1.1, whole genome shotgun sequence:
TCAATGAATAagattataaaagaataatttataaattttttttagcaatatataaacaaatttacTTAATGAAAGGTTATATAGAAGGAAATGCGAAATAATTTCATGAAGATGGGGTAAtttaactccttttctttttcttttgtgtgaaaaaaattcaactctAATAAAATTTACAAGGTGAACAAGGAAATTTTTATAGTCATTAAATACAATAAggcttaaataaaatattttcttcatctagAAAAGGtgaggaaagttttttttttaacaaaaaaaaaatagttgctATTATTAGGTGTCATAATTTTGGTGGTAATGACTATCTTAACAACTTTTCTTCAAAGCAAACAAAATTGTTTAGTCTATTGAATCTTGATAACCAACTAAACaatgtaaaacaaaatacaaagagatgAGGATACAAAAATTACAGGGAATATTTTGGAATTAATTATTCTTAGAGATTCTTGTATAGTATTCACAATGTGTTCTACGACCTTCACTTCAAGACTGCATTGGCTTCTTCTTTAACGGATTTCTTTAAGGGGTGTGAATCTCTTCTTGAATAAATACCTGCACAAAGTCCCTTAGAGACCTTTGAGGGTGTTGATGGGGGACCCTCCGAAGATCAAGTCAGTTCGAGGTATTTTTATGTGACAAAAGACATTAATGAAGATATTAATGAGCTTTTATGAAAATAGAGAGGaataaggagaagaaaatgtAGAAGttagaggagaagaagaagaaggattgTGTTATGTCTCAGAGTATAAGGTTTCGAACCCCTCTCTGTATACTCACGCTTCCTTTTATATAACCTTATTTGATCTGCTTCATACAATGTAGAAGGGGCAGGGATGTAAtcttgtaataataaaataatattattctactACTCGTGTcatcatatttaattaatataagtatGAACTATTTGTTCGTATTTAATGAGATGTGATGGACATTATAATTACTTGCCTAGGCCCAAAGTATGGAAGGCTTAGTGTGGAGTTGCCTTTTAGCCATACCCTGAACCTAAAAGGAGTTGGGTTCAACTCATACGCTGAACCCAAGAATGATTAAGTGCGGTTGCGTCATGGCCCAATGTAGAGTTGGGTGCGGATGTAACCTTGACCCAACATGTGGTTGGGCGCAGACGCACCATCACCCAACATGGGGGTTGGTTAGGCGCAGGTGGGTCCTTGACCTAGCATGGGGTTCGGCGCGACCACGTCTTGGCCCAGCATGGGGTTGGGCGCGAACATGTCTTGGCCCAACTTGGAATTGGGTGCAAACGCTTCTTGGCCCGACATGGAGTTGGACGCAGCTATGCCATGGCCCAACTTATAATTGGgcgtaaaaaaaaaacataatcccattttaaattatgatttttatataacgGTTTTTAAGGAGGAGgtttttaaaaaccatgacCCATTACAAAGTATTCTTGTAAACGCTATAAATATCACAATATCTACATGCATAGATTATCTAGAATCATAAGCATATGTattgttacatttttttttaaaaaaatttcttgcaacttcttcTTACATTTCTTACATTTCATACTAGAAATCacaaatgtaaaaaacaaatctatttaGGCACCATTTGTACTTGCAgtgcaaaatttttttttttaaataatttttttgttttatataataatttttttgaatatttttagattattttgatataaaaaataaattttaaaaaataaataaatatcatttaaatatatttttaaataaaaaatattttaaaaaataacagcaaTCAAGCATGAAAGACATCTTACTCCTTGGTACAATCATCTAAAATTGCGAAGACTTAaaacgaaaaagaaaatgaaatggcTCACTTTATCATAACTTGGCAAATTACAAACAAGCTACACCCAACATCCACGTGAACCCCACGTGACCATGCTCTTTGACGTGGCAAAAATTCATccattggcttttttttttttaataaagaatttCTTTGATCTCTATGCACCTCCAAAAACCTTGTACGCAACACCCACCAATGCTGTAAAAATCCCCTGCAACTCTCTCTACCTCTCAAGTTCCACCAGCACCATGGACAAGATTATCTTCTCGAGCACTTCTACTCCTTTATCCACCTCTTCTCTTCCTCCACTTCGTACAGTTACTTCCACAGCTTCTTTATCTTCTCCAAAGAAGCTCTTCTTGTTACGTTCGACTCAAAGTCAAAGAAAACTATCCTCTTCTTCAAGAAGGTCAACTAGCTTCTGTAAAGTTCACAAGTCTACTACAATAACATGTGGAGCTATTACAGAGATTAACGAAAGTGAGTTTCAAAATGTTGTCTTACATTCTGACCGTCCAGTTCTTGTTGAGTTTGTGGCAACCTGGTGTGGTCCTTGTAGGTTAATATCTCCTGCCATGGAATCTGTGGCTCAGgtatctttttttcttactatattattcaattaaatcatgACTATACATTAGCCTTCGATTACAAaagggttttctttttcactGTCCCAATTCATGTATTTTTGAGATGTGAGCAAAAAGAATTAATTCTCAtgatttttctagtttgatGTGGATAGCATTTGGTGCGCCAGAGCTGGTTGGAGGGTCCTATCTAGATGTGATTAAGAGGCGCTTTCTATTGATAGGGCCAAGAAATGGTTAATCTTTTCTGATATGGTTTTTGTTTCTCTAACTTTTAGGAATATGGGGATAGATTGACGGTTGTTAAGATCGATCATGACGCGAACcccaaattaattaaagagtATAAGGTCTATGGATTGCCTGCTTTGGTTCTTTTTAAAGATGGGAAGGAAGTGCCTGAAAGCAGAAGGGAAGGTGCAATTACAAAGGCAAAACTTAAAGAATATGTTGATGCTCTCTTGGAGTCCATATCAGTTGCATAGACATGGATATTCCTTCAACACTTTGGCTAGTTTTGAGAATCATGTGATGTGAGCAAATGTCCAGCTTTCATTGACATTTTCTAATAGTACAGTCTGTATAGACATCCAATTGTATAATTTGAGCTGATGAATAAGATAGGACATCATTTTCAAGAGAAGATCTTGAACTTCTTAAATTATTGAGGATTTCCTTCTCCTGGTTTATTTGTCTATTTGCAGTATTGTTGGAATTATCTTTACGTTCTTGCTCTTGATGTTGAAGGGAGTGGTGAAATTAGTTGGCTGGGGGTGAAatatagtttcttaatatttaatCTGATGAATGTAAGATTGACGATGATATTAAATTTTCTAGAGGGAAATTAAATTGTGATGTAGTGAACAAGTTGGATGAGTTCCAGATTTTATGTTGTAATTTAAACTGTAGGTTTATTGATCTGGTAAGAAAAACTAGAGAGGAAACATATCCAGAAATGAGCAAATGAGACGAGGTCTCTATTttcaatgaagaagaagaactagATAACAGGCTTttttataagaagaagaagaaaaaaaaaaccctaaacttttaACGATTACAACCACCGCTCACAATCAAATCCGTGCGCGGTGCTACCTTTACTGTTTGTACAAGCTCATTTCACGCAGTCAGCTCCTTCAAGTTTTGGCCTCCAATGACAGCATCATCAGGGATGTACTTGCCCCAGAACCAATGTGCCTTCCAAACAGTGTTCATTTCTTCAATTGGGACATTCTTTGTCTCGGGCAAGAAGAAGTAAATGAAGACGGTCATGATAACAACAAAGCCAGCAAAGAACAAGAATAGACCAAACTTCAAGTGGCAGAGCATGGTTAGGAAGAACTGGCCAATGAGGAAAGTGAAGAACATGTTGACTGAGACATTGATTGCTTGCCCCGCTGATCTAATCTCAAGAGGGCAGATTTCACTAGGCACTAGCCATCCCAATGGACCCCAAGACCAGGCAAATGCTGCAACATAAGCACAGATCAAGAACAATACAAAGTCGGCTGTGCTACCTGACATGTTTCCTACACCATTTGTTCCAAAGTTGATGCCTATCATGACTGCAACAAGTATCTGCAATCAAAGTAAACATATTCATTGAATCAGCATGAATCTAATGTGAATCCGTCATAGTTAGAAGAGTTTTAATATAGTAAACAAATTGGTTAGGTTATCATTAAATACCTGGCAAATAATCATCTGAATGCCTCCTTCAAGGAACAAAATTCTTCTCCCAAACCTATCAGCTGAGTAGATGGAAACAGCTGTACAGACAACATTAACCATGCCCGTGATGACTGCAGACATAAGTGAAGCATCATCTCCGAAACCCAAGGTCTTAAAGAGAACAGGTGCATAAAAATTGATGACATTGATTCCAGTAATTTGCTGGAAGAATGGAATCAATATGCAAATGACAAGCTGAGGCCTATATCTTGGCTGCAAAATGTTTTTCCATGGGTGTTCCACTCTCTTCGCAAGCTCATTTGCGGCTGCAAGGTCTTGGAATTCTGCTTCAACATTGTTCGTGCCGCGAATCCTTTGCAACATTTTCTTCGCTTTCTCGGGGTGGCCTCTCTCAAGGATAGAATTGGGAGTGTCTGGAAGGAAAAATGATCCAACAATCATCATTATAGCGGGGACAGCTGCAAGAGCCAAAGAAATTCTCCAGCCATATCCTTCTTTGATCTTTGATGTTCCGTAGTTAATGAGATTTGCAGCTAGGATACCGATTGTAATGGCCATTTGGAAACCAATGTTAAGCGCTCCTCTAATCTTTGCTGGTGCCATTTCAGATAGATAAATTGGAACAGACTGTATAGAACAGAGAAAATACGAAAATCATTTTCACACGTTATAACCATTTCCAAGCCAACACTGAGAGAAACAGTTTACCTGATTAGCAAAGCCAATACCAACACCAAGCAACAAACGACCAAGTATAAGCATTGCTACATTGGCGGCAGCACCATTAAGAAAGGCACCAACAAGGAAGACCAACCCTCCAGACAACATAGAGATTTTACGGCCGAATAGTCTGGTAACCGTAGAGGAAAAGAAGGAGGCTACCAAAGCAGAAAGGTAGAGAGAAGATGTGAACAATTGCAACCAGTGGCTATCAAATTTGCAGTACATGCTCTCTCGATGATCTTCGTTCTCTTTGTGGTACATAGATGGGAAGAATTTCTTGAGAAATGAGTCCATAGAAGTCACCCCACCTGCAACATCGTACAGAATCATCCAGTCATTAGTACCTTCAGATATAATTCATCAATAATCTGTCACCACAGCAAAGATGATTAAAAGGTCTTCCATTTATTACCTGAGATACCAATGTCATAACCGAAAATGAGACCACCCATGGCAGCAACCAAACAGGTGGTGATAACGAAGGTAGTGACACGACCTTCATAGTTCCCCCCCGTACTTGGCCCAACAAAAGCTCCTCCAGCCATCTTTTCTGTGAACTCTCTCACTCTTTCGGATGTGAATTTGCAAAGGGTGCAAAAGGCAGTTGTTAAGGAGTGCTTTGTTAGCACTTCTTTTTATTCCAGGCGATGAATAAAAGGATCTTTCAAGGCAATTCTTTACATAACCACCAGGGGATGAAaccgccaaaaaaaaaaagaatccttCAGACTATCTTTTGCTTAGTAGCTTCTCCAATGCTTTCAATCCAAATAAGGCAACCCTTCATATGGTTTTTCTACCCCAGTCTGGGGGCGCCAAGAGAGGGTTCCttccccttttgttttcatctatttttatctaattcCATTTTTAAGTTTTCACGAGTTAGATTTAAGGTGGATTAATTAATAAGATGATATCATCCTCCATCTGCTGGTGGCTGGGATTGATTCAAACCACATCCACATTTTTATTAGACACTTTCATCTCCTTGATTGATCAGTCCCTAATTTATAGATCATCCACTTGTTTAAGTAAAATTATGGAGGTTTCATTTGATGCAGCGATTGGACTAGGCAATGTAAGCCTCCCACAGAATGACGACCATGCATGTTCACCATGTATATTCCTATATGGATAATGGAAATCATTTTATCTCCATTTAGTGATAGTCTAATGGTGCTTGTATGTTTATGCTGCATGCAGATAGCTTTTCagaataatttttgatattaatacattaaaactatcagaaaatacaaaaaaaaaacataatttaaatattttttcaagccaaaaacatttttaaaaaacatctaaaatcaCAAATAGAAGATATGTCAAACACCCTTAAATTATTTCTAAGCTAGAGAATATTTGTGAATAAAATTAGGGCAAGGGATGCTTTTGAACAGAATTTTGTCAAATGCGAATGCTAAGTGAAGATGTCAAGAAATTAATACGATGGATTCAAGTATTCACTGATCTTTAGTTCcagttaatttatctttatccAACTGAAGTTAGATTGTTGAAACAATGCATTCTGCGTAATAGTCTACACTAGTTTGCTTCTGCAATCTAGCTAAAACTAGAAGTTTCCTTGTAAAACAAGTTTGGCTTGGAATTATTATATCAGAATTCTCATTGACcttataaattaaacaaataaattcaatcGGATATATATTTGTAAGAGCTTCTTGTCAGTTGTGACTTGTGCACTATTCTTGAACATGCCAATATCCATCAGAAAGCCAAAAGACATGGCAGGAAGTTGGAGGTAGTTTATCCAATCTTCAAGCCATTGtccctgatatatatatatgatcgtATGTGACTCAGAGTACTGTTCTAGACGTTTTGTAAATTACAAAAGCTAGTTCCTTGGACTCTTCGATAGGAGCTTTACTAACCTCATGTATATGCTATTGATACTATACTTATAATTATGTTGCAGACCTGGTAGCAACAAAAACTTATTGACACTAAGTTACAGTATCTCAATGTAATTCAAAAGTCTTCCCTTCGTACTCGTATCATCAAGTTAAAGTAAAATTGTTTTCCTAGCAATGTCCTATAAGGTCGAATCAATTATGATCGTATGTGACATGCCAAAGTAGCAAGTATCACTCTTCTATCTTCATGATATAACCAAAAGTGGCCAAGGgaagtaataaataacaaacaaaaaaaatatccttaagTACTCATATGGTGAGGAAGCAGGGATCCATTCACTCACCTATTTTTATGCTTGCTTTAGCACATGTAGTATGACATTCATAATATGgtagagaattaaaaaagaagaagcttatGTAGTTCTCTAAATACTATACAAGCCTTGATCTGGTCACTCCTAGAGTTTCCAATTTGAATTCTTTAAATGCTAACCATGCCTAACACTAAATAATTGAACTCATACCTAGCTTTTTTAGGCTCATATGGATTGTGAGATCATCTAAATATGATCAAAAAAACCTCATATGGATATttaattaagatgatattttttatgtctcATTTTGCTCACTTAAGCATCAAAGTGATTTTTCATGTGAGTGAATCAATCAACCTAtttataaactataaatatgattatatatatgttcATATGTGTGCGCGCGCGTATATGTGTGTTAATATCATTATTTCTTAGTATTTAAACAATATAGTGAAAATAAATACctcataaaaataatgtttatccAAGTATAAGCAACACAAAGCATAGTAAGATCACTAATATAAAGATCAAAACCTACATAATCCTAATTCCCTAACATGAGTCTTAAATACATATCTTGGTATAGGCTTAGTTAGGAGCTTGCCGTCATGTGACTCATAGATATATGCATCAAAGTCATTTCCTTATGTACCATTACAACTCAAATGAGTCAATGTACAATGTACAAACTTCTTGATAAAAATGGTCTACCAATCAGATCCATCAATGGGAAGCTCTTGAagaaatttcattttcaaaggtctttcaaGCTCCACATCACATGAGCCTAAACTATTAGACATAGAAAAATGTAATACTCCTGGCTTGCAAGAATATAAACTATGAATgacatataagaaaaaaaaaatcattttgaactACGTTAAGACTTAATCCTTCATTTATTAAGGTATCTAGGTAGCTTAGGATTTATCCTAAGTTTAgtcatccaaaaaataaaaataaaaaatcaagtcaaatcaagAACAAATCATGTTCTATTACACTACTCCTAGCTCATAAAAGTATAAACTGTGAacacctaaataaaaaaaactcaattttttcatgttttcttttacaTCCTTGATATTAAAAGTTCAATTCAAgctataaaagaaaacaaatgaaaagataCATTCATCTTAGTGTTTATAACCATctttgtaaaatttttttttatagataaaactaaatattttcttaaaaaaatgttcACTTTTGAATATAaagtgaaaagaagaaaattgtttttaataaaaggtaaaaacacAGTTTTTTCCCCGATTTGTGATTGCCATTCCAAACAAAGTTTGCTTTAAATGCCatctggttttgtttttattatcaatatcatTAGCACTACAAATCTTGGATGCTTTCTAACTTTAAAAGTTTTTCCTCCTTGGacttaattttatcatatatcTTTTGTTGTTGATCacaaattaagttaatttatgttGCTAACACTATCTTCTATTGTTGTAATCTTGAAATCTATTCCTCTATGGATTTTATTTGATTGGTGGTCTCATGCAATTTGAGTTGCAAGAAATCATTTCTATCTTTAAATAAAGATATGTGATCTCCACAAGTAGTGATTTTCTCATCCTTTTACGCATTAATCATACTTTGGCTAATTTTCTAATGATGTGAAATAAGAATCCACATCCTTTAAAAAGATCTTTATCATATCTATAGAAGTTATAAGATCAACATGGAAGTACTTCAAGTGCTTAATATGTTTGGATGACTTAGAGGTCTACCAACATCTAAGAGAAGAGAGCTCACTCAATAAAGCATGCTTGaattctttctaaaaaaaatctctaataaTCCAACTAACAAGATAAATCTCATAAAATCATCACAAATGAGAGAAGGCATAGGTAGGCcaaacattaaagaaaaaataagcatcAACTTGGGTTCAGAAACATATGCATGCCTTTGAGATATAATATCATGTAAATGAAGCTTAAAAATCATCTTTTCTTCACCATCATCTTTAGTTTCACGAGCAATACAACTTGAGACCAAAATCCCCCCATCAATGTTGCTAGCTTAACCTTCATAAGGGGTTGAAGGTGTGGTAAAAGATTCTATAACTGCTACAATCACCTTAGTGATATTATCTAACTTACTTGTAAGATTTGAATCTTAAATCCCTAAAATAGTTAAAAGGGGttgaaattagttgagataaGTATGAAATAtacatataagaaaaaaagataaaaaattctttatcaaaagcaaaaacaacTATGGAAAAATCAACCAcctctttaagaaaaaaaatgaagaaggtAGATCAAAATTCTTATCCCTACTACTATGACTAATATGAGTAGAAATCTAAAGAGGAGTGCTATCAAGATATATATAATAGGTGTCATAGTAGAAGGATTATCCACCTCTCTAGGACAATAAGGTGGAGAAAGGAGATTTGAATCTTTGTTTTCATTACCTGTCCTATATTGACTAGAGACCTGAAGTGAAAAGCAACCtccttgtgtttttttgtaGA
This window contains:
- the LOC133672721 gene encoding sugar transport protein 10-like; this encodes MAGGAFVGPSTGGNYEGRVTTFVITTCLVAAMGGLIFGYDIGISGGVTSMDSFLKKFFPSMYHKENEDHRESMYCKFDSHWLQLFTSSLYLSALVASFFSSTVTRLFGRKISMLSGGLVFLVGAFLNGAAANVAMLILGRLLLGVGIGFANQSVPIYLSEMAPAKIRGALNIGFQMAITIGILAANLINYGTSKIKEGYGWRISLALAAVPAIMMIVGSFFLPDTPNSILERGHPEKAKKMLQRIRGTNNVEAEFQDLAAANELAKRVEHPWKNILQPRYRPQLVICILIPFFQQITGINVINFYAPVLFKTLGFGDDASLMSAVITGMVNVVCTAVSIYSADRFGRRILFLEGGIQMIICQILVAVMIGINFGTNGVGNMSGSTADFVLFLICAYVAAFAWSWGPLGWLVPSEICPLEIRSAGQAINVSVNMFFTFLIGQFFLTMLCHLKFGLFLFFAGFVVIMTVFIYFFLPETKNVPIEEMNTVWKAHWFWGKYIPDDAVIGGQNLKELTA
- the LOC133672722 gene encoding thioredoxin X, chloroplastic; translation: MDKIIFSSTSTPLSTSSLPPLRTVTSTASLSSPKKLFLLRSTQSQRKLSSSSRRSTSFCKVHKSTTITCGAITEINESEFQNVVLHSDRPVLVEFVATWCGPCRLISPAMESVAQEYGDRLTVVKIDHDANPKLIKEYKVYGLPALVLFKDGKEVPESRREGAITKAKLKEYVDALLESISVA